The segment CGTTCGGCCAGGGTCGTCTCGTCGCCCGCCGCTATGTTCACCACGCAGCCGAGCCGGCCGAAGGTCGCGACCCGGCCGATGCAGCCCTGGTTGCAGGCGATGCACGGCCGCACCCGATCGGGATGGCCGGCGGCCGACTTGGCGACGATGTCGGGATCGGCGATGTGCGCGCGCACCATCGATATCAGGTCCGCCTCGCCCGCGCGCAGCACCTGCTCGACCTCCTCCAGCGTGCGGAAGCGGCCGTTGAGCAGGCGCGGCAGGCCGAAATCGGCGACCGGCGGCGCGGTGTGGGGGATCTGGAATCCGGTCGGCGCATCCATGCCGCCGACCTGGCGATGGAGCGCATAATAGTCGCCATAGGACATGTTCACATAGTCGATCAGCCCCTCGTCGCGCAGCCGGCGGGCGACTTCGCCGACGTCGTCCATGGCCAGGATGCGCGGATCGGCGCTGTCGCTGAGCCGCACGCCGACGGCGAAGCCCGGCGACACCGCGTCGCGCACCGCCGCCAGCACCCGGCGCAGCAGCCGCATCCGGTTGTCGAAGCTGCCGCCATAATCGTCCTCGCGCCGGTTGAGCACGGGCGAGAGGAACTGGGCGAGCAGATAGCCATGGCCGGCATGGATCTCGACACCGTCGAGCCCGCCCTTCTCCACCCGCCGGGCCGCCGCGCCATAGGCCGCGACCAGTTCGTCGATCTGCCACCGGGTGAAGGGGCGCGGCGCGACGCCGGCGATCGGGCTCGGGACGGTCGAGGGCGCGAGCGGCGGCGAGCCGTCGGGCTGCATGTAGATATGGCCGCCATGCCAGAGCTGCTGGAACAGCCGCATGCCGGTGGGCGCGATCGCGGTCGCCAGGCGGCGATAGCCGTCGATGATCGTGTCATCCAGGTTGGCGAGCGACAGCACCGCCGACGGGTGGACGCCCGCCGCTTCGAGGATCGTCAGCCCCACCCCGCCCTGCGCGCGCGCCAGATGATAGGCGATCAGCTCGTCGGTGATCTTGCCGTCGCGCGCCATCATCGTCGCATGGGCGGTGCGGGCGATCCGGTTCCTGATCTCGAGCCCGCCGATGCGGATCGGACTCAAAGCGCGCTCGTACATGACGGCCTCTCCTGTTGCCGCTTGAATAAACCAAACATTGTTTGCTATTCAAGTCCCATCAGGGACGATGAAGGAAAATGGCCATGGCCGCCTGGCCCACCCGGCCCGCCGTCGCGATCTTCACGAAGCATCCGACCGACGCGTCGCCGGGGCTGCGACCGGGCCGGCGGGTCGACGCCGCGCTGGCCAAGACCGATCCGGCGACGGGCAAAGCACGGCCGCTGCTCGCCTGCCCCTTCACCACCCTGCTGTTCGGCGAGACGAGCGATGCCCCGCCCCCGGCCGATGGCCTCGTCCTCGCCGGGGAGCAGCATGTCGTGAAGCCGGGCGAGGGCGACCTGCTCGTGCTGATGCTGGTCCGCCGCCGCGCGGAGCTGACCCACGACGCCTTCCGCGACCGCTGGCTGCACGGCCATGCGCCGTTCGGGCTCAGGACCTCGGCGAGCGGCTATCGCCAGCTCCATCCCGCACGGCCGCCGGGGCCGGACGGCTTCGACGGCGCCGGCCTCGTCTTCTTCCGCGACCTCGCCCATATGACGAGCGCCCGCGCCGCCCCCGCAATCACCCGCGACGCGACCCGCGACGAGATGGCGTTCATCGACCACAGCCGGTCGATGCTGGCGATGTTCCGGTTCGATTGAAGCGGGCCCCATCGTCATGCTGAACTCGTTTCAGCATCCACTGGGCCGCTCAGGCTGACCAGGAGATGATGCGAAAACGTCGTTGCAGGAACCACCGAGACAAGGCCCAGCCTCCCTGTGGATGCTGAAACAAGTTCAGCATGACGGATGGTCAGGGTAGCGGTCGCAGCCTCGGCGCCGTCAGGATCGGCAGTTCGCCGCCTCCCGTCCCCGCCGGCGTC is part of the Rhizorhabdus wittichii RW1 genome and harbors:
- a CDS encoding NADH:flavin oxidoreductase/NADH oxidase (PFAM: NADH:flavin oxidoreductase/NADH oxidase; FAD-dependent pyridine nucleotide-disulphide oxidoreductase); amino-acid sequence: MYERALSPIRIGGLEIRNRIARTAHATMMARDGKITDELIAYHLARAQGGVGLTILEAAGVHPSAVLSLANLDDTIIDGYRRLATAIAPTGMRLFQQLWHGGHIYMQPDGSPPLAPSTVPSPIAGVAPRPFTRWQIDELVAAYGAAARRVEKGGLDGVEIHAGHGYLLAQFLSPVLNRREDDYGGSFDNRMRLLRRVLAAVRDAVSPGFAVGVRLSDSADPRILAMDDVGEVARRLRDEGLIDYVNMSYGDYYALHRQVGGMDAPTGFQIPHTAPPVADFGLPRLLNGRFRTLEEVEQVLRAGEADLISMVRAHIADPDIVAKSAAGHPDRVRPCIACNQGCIGRVATFGRLGCVVNIAAGDETTLAERLIRPAASPLRVLIVGGGPGGMEAARIAALAGHRVTLAEAMPSLGGLTNLYRTAPRMGTIADIAGWLEEEVYRLGVDVRLSTYMSADDIAAEGADSVILAVGAAFEAPFRQIQFPAEKIAVAPGARVIGSVELFEDRRADRGQSALILDDVGHYEAIACAEELLERGLTVTFVTRHKMFAPQIDITLRTQSALERLHAKGDFTLRVGSRLVAARPGEADIAPNFGTKVETFAADSIVWVGIRPGQTKLAAELEARGIEPVCVGDMLAARNLQCAIREGHLAARSLPSGAVAARPIRAIA